The genomic interval GTGGACCGAGGAGAGGtgaatttagtttttgttttcacatttttcatATCTAATTTGGGTCAGTCAGTGCTTTTGTGTGGCAGCTTTGCACCCAGTGTCTCCCTCGTAGGTGATTCGGTCGCCTTTGTTCTCTGCGACAGGGACGAGCTTTTTCGTCAGAGCCTCTCTCGCCTCAGGGAGCAGATCATGAGGGCCAACACCTTGGTGCGAGAGGCCAACTTTTTAGCAGAAGAGATGAACAAGCTGACTGACTATCAGGTCACCCTCCAGATTCCTGCCGCCAACCTCAGTGCCAACCGCAAGGTTAGACCCGAAATGATATGGTATCAGCTACACAAGCTTATTTTATTCTCATCTGTTTGGACCTTTGGCCAAATAAACATCTGCTGAATTAAACAAAGCGTCATTTCACATCACATAGCGCGGAGCTATAGTGAGCGAGCCAGCCATCCAGgtgcggaggaagaggaagggaacCCAGGTGTGGACCATTGAGAAGCTGGAGAACAAACTAGTGGACATGAGGGACCACTACAGGGACTGGAAGGAAGGCACCGAGGAGGCGGTAAGAACCAGCGCCAGTGGTGGCAGCACATAAGTGGGACAGAACAATGCTCATCACTGAtgtgctcctctgtgttgtCAGTGCAACAAAGCAAACGGCAAGATCTGCGATCCGTTCTATGAGGCGCAAGAGAACCACAACCTGATAGGAGTGGCCAACATCTTCCTAGAGAGCCTGTTCCATGACGTCAAGCTGCAGTATGCCGTCCCCATCATCAGCCAGCAGGGAGAGGTGAGTGGACGCGAGCGTCAGGTCTGCCCGTGAAACGACGCCGTTGCATCTCCACGGCTCGCGTTCATCGGCTGGTTATTCTGCTGCTTTGTACAGGTAGCAGGCAGGCTGCACGTGGAGCTGATGCGGGTCAGTGGAGCGGTGCCCGAGCGTCTGTCCTGTGGAGACGACTCGTCGGAAAACTCCAGTGAGAGCAGCTGCTATGAGGTGATGGACACCAACGGGGAGATCGTCCACATGTCCAAGAGGCTCACGTGCAGGGTAAAAATAAACACCAGTCAGGGTTTTATAATTTATGTTTTTGATTTTACAAATGAACTGACCTTCTACTCAAAAGTTCAACACACcttcatgtttgtctgtgtgatgcaGGTACGGGTCCGGGAGGCCACGGGTTTGCCACTCAACCTGTCCAACTTCGTCTTCTGTCAGTACACCTTCTGGGAGCACGGGGAGCCCACGGTGGCCCCTCCCATGGTCAGCCCAGACAGGCCGTCCCCTCGCAGCCCAGACGCCCAGTTCACTGTACAGTTCAATCACTGCAAGGTAGGAGGAAGCGCTTGACTTCACTGTGTTTGATTCATTATCGGATCAACTCCACCGTGTTTAAAATGTCCTTTTGGTTCCTTTTGCAGGACTATGTTGTGCAGGTCACAGATGATTTTTTAGAGTTCATATCAGACGGGGCCTTGGCCATAGAAGTCTGGGGTCACCGCTGTGCTGTCAACGGACGTTCCCTTTGGGAAGTAGACGCGCTGGAGGCCAAGACGCAGACGCTTCGAGACAGGTTCACGTGCCGCTCGGACTTATGCACATTCGGAGGCAGAACATTTACACTTTGCTAAATTTGGGTTTGCCCATATTCAAGGTGGAGTGAGGTAACCCGCAGCATCGAGCTGTGGATCTCCATCCAGGAGCTGAATGAACAGGGAGAGTACTCGTCTGTGGAGCTGCATTCTGGAAAAGATATCAGCACGGGAGGAGTCTTCCAGCTTCGACAGGTCAGAGAAAATATAAAGGATGTCTCCCTTACGTTCAGACTGGCTGCCTCTCCGGAGCGCACACTTAAAACCATAAGTAATTATGGAAATCCAAACAGCCCAGTTGAAGTCGTGCAGTGCTGGAAACAACGCTTGGATGTTCGCTCATGGGCTTGTGTCCAAGCAGGGTCACtccaggaggctgcaggtgtgCGTGAAGCCTGTCCAACACTCTGGCACGCTGCCTCTGCTGGTGGAagctctgctgtctgtctccatcGGCTGCGTGTCCGTTCGGTCCGCGAAGCTGCAGAGGCCGCTGGACAGCTACCAGGtctgtggaacacacacactgtacacgtCATGAACCTGTGGTGTTGTCTAATAtaagtgtttctgcagtaaAACCAGCAGATTTCATGCCTGTTCAGCTGATGATGTTCAGGTGGTCTCTGGTTCCTGATTGGTCTGGATAGATGATAGTCCGTCTATAAAGCAGACCAAGGAATGTGCAAACTCATTAGTGCCCCATTAGTTCCATCAACATGCGCTTGTGTGCTCTGATGCACAAAGAGCAACTGTTTGATAGTCAGAATCCTATTTTAGTAGGTCGTTAAAAGCATCAtttcttctgcttctggttGCCTACATTTGACTGCGTGTGTTCTCTCCTGCCAGAGAGAGGCGGAGGACGATATGGATAGTTATCAGGTACCCTgtcagcctcctgcagcggctgctcccCCCCCTAGTTCACTGTGCAGCATGAAGGTCACCGACTGATCCCCTGTTTGCATCTAGGCCTGCTGCTGAGGGCGTGCCAGACAGGAGGCCGAGCGCTGTGCCTCAGCGGGCGAAATGCGcgctttattaaacagcagctgcacatgtGGACACTCTCTGATGCTGTAATTGATCACCATTCTCTGGCAGCCTTGTGTCCAAAGTGCAGCAAAGTCCAAGCGTGGCTGAGCTTCCAGCCAGCAGGCTGCCTGCCAGAGATCTCAGCCTGCTCGCTCCTGCCTTTCCCCTCAGGTTGCACACACTAATGCTACTGTTTGCTTGTCCCTGCTGAAGTGCTGGTGGAACAATAAGCCTCCGTAACACAGGCATGGCATGGCTGCATGGCACACGGCACTGTGCATGGTGGAGTGTACTGACATGATGTGCTTTGAGGGTTacagggtggggggggggggtgctctgtgatgctgtgatgcgtCCAGGTAGGAGTCTGAGCGGCTGTGGCTGCATGTGAGAATATGCATTTGATTGGGTTTGTGTGCgcaagtgtgtgtgaatgcaatGTATGCAAGCATCTAtaagttaaaatagttttaaaacattttaggaTTTATGCATGTTGAAATTTGACCATAAAAAATATTAGAGCCCAAAATATATACAGCAGCTtaattctttcatttttaaCACTCTTGGTGTGAAAACTTTTACCTTAACTTTTACGATTACCTTAACGTGGTTCGGAGACATTGGCAGTAGGGGGTAGGGAGAATGTCTGGTTCATTAGACAGATCAGTGTTGTGCACCTTCGTCTTCCACGGTAACATTTCCCCGATCCCTCAGCTCCTCGCTGACTCGGCCGGCATTGACTCTCATATCCGTGTAATTGCAGGAGGAGGATCTTAACTGCGTGCGAGAGCGCTGGTCCGAGGCCCTGATCAAACGCCGGGAGTACCTCGATGAGCAGATCAAGAAAATCATCAACAAACACGGTGAGCCCCGTGTCCCGTGCTGTGTGTAAACCTGTGTCCATGCAGCGATAAATGTCCTCCCTCGCTGCATTCATCCAGAAAAGTCAGAGGAGGACGTTGAGCGGGAGGCGCGGCTGGTGGAGCAGTGGGTTGGACTGACCGAGGAGAGGAACGCGGTGCTGGTGCCCGCCCCCGGCAGCGGCATACCTGGAGCTCCTGCAGACTGGTTAATAGACACCCCAACAAGCGCATCAGATTCATTGATCGCAGCCCTAAACCTATTCTCACGATTTGTTCATTTGGACTTCCTTGTAGGACGCCTCCTGCAGGAATGGAAGCTCACGTCCCCGTGCTTTTCCTGGATTTGAATGGTGAGCCGGACACGTTCTCTCGTCCAATGACATTTCATAGAGTCTCTCTCGGGATTCACACATCGGTTTTTTTGTGCCACCAGCGGATAATCTGACAGTGAATGAGCAGCTGAGTGGTCCACATGCTGCTGGTGTTAACTCCATCCTGCCCAAGGAGCATGGAAGCCAGTTCTTCTACCTACCCATCATCAGGCACAGCGATGAAGAGGTGATCCATACGTTTGGCTTGAGTGCCCCCTTGTGGCCACAAAAGGAATGAAAGCATTCACCGGCAGGAGCATATATAATATGCTGTAAATGTATAACGATTTATTGTCCAGGTGTCGGCCGTGTGCTCGTGGGACTCATCCATTCATGATTCTGTGCACCTCAACCGGGTCACGTCCCCTAACGAACGCATCTACCTGATCATCAAAGCCACGGTGCAGCTCAGCCACCCGGCCTCCATGGAGCTGGTGCTCCGCAAGAGGATCGCTGTCAACGTCTACAACAAGCAGGCAAATAGTCCCAGGACTGGGTAGCAGCAGGGGGCGGTGCgtccagagcagcagggagcTTTACTGATTTACATGGTTTTAATTTGTTTCCTGCAGAGTTTCACCCAGAGTCTCAAGCGAAGAATGTCCTTAAAGAACACGCTTTACTCGTGTGGCGTGACTTATGAGATTGTGTCCAACATACCAAAGGTACACAACATTATACAGCCACCGTATCCGAAGAACGCTGCGTTTGACGTGCCCTCCGTCAGCCCACGCGCTTCTTCTCGCTCCCTCACAGGCTTCAGAGGAGCCCGAGGAGAGGGAAACCTTGGCTCTCATGGCCGCTCGCGGGGACAGCGAGGAGACGCCGGACGGGGAAACCTACATAGAGAAATACATCCGAGGAGTtctggaggtggagaacatccTCAGCCTGGAGAGGCTGCGGCAGGTGCGGTGCGCAGCGGTACGCTCAGCGTGAGCGAGCGCAACAACGCTGAATGCGAATGGTGACATCCACCTGCCTTGAATCTCTTTCCCTGTAGGCCGTGACAGTCAAGGAAGCGCTTACCGCCAAGGGAAGACACCTCAGACGGAGCATCAGCACACCAAATGTACAGCATGTAATGCACACGTCGATCGGACGGCTGCTCGCTGAGCCGCGTGGAAACCGGCCATTGTGTAAGACGCCactaacatgtttttttttgttcttcagtCTTCATGCAGTAAGGCAGACCTGACTGGTTGTGAGGATGAAGACTGTAAGGTGAGTCAGGAAACGCTCAGCTCAATGTGTAGATATTATGGACACTTCACTATGTGTACGTACCACCTGTTCTAGGACCACTGTGATCATGCAGACGGCTCAAACTGCAACCCACAGGACGGCTCCCTTTGCACTACGCCGATCAAAGGCAAGGAGAACCAAGGTGACGAACAGGGAGATGCAAACGTGCTTCAGGATCTCCTGTCCTGACCTGCGCTGCACTGTTTGTGGTGCTGCGTCACAGCTGCGTTGACCCTTCGCGTCTTCCTGCAGGTTTGGTTCCAGAGAGCCCCACGTTCTTCAACTCCAGCCCCTTCAAAGTTCTGTCCCCTCAGCCACCAAAGTTCCTCAAGTCTCTGCTGCCGGTCAGAGAAGAGAACAAGGCAAAGAGGTCGCTGGAGGCCCGACCGCTGCTGGGACAGGAGGTAAGGCAGCGCTCGGGTTTCCTCAGGAGGGATATTTCTATGTTCAACCACATGTCCTGTTTCAAACAGCATTTCCACTTCAGTGCATGTCACTTGTGACCTCAGATTAACATGGTAAATCCATCACTGACTGTCTGAAGCTAATGTACATGGCTTAAAAACGAACGTGAAGCATCTTGGACGTCAGTGTAACCAAATGAAAGAGCGTGATGTCgctgcagaaagccacagagacaaagccagCCTCTGGAGATGCCACGTCGTGTCCCATGATTCTGTGTGTGATAATTGAATTTGTCAGATAACCTTTGGCTGCTCCAACCATGTAAACTAACCCGAGTATGCGTTTTCATCATTGTTTGGTATGTACTAGAagatgcgcgtgtgtgtgtgtgtttgcatcaaCTCAGGACACTTCAAGCATCGAGTGTTTGGAAATGTAAACTGCATGGCGCTAACTGTGCAACTGCCCAGCTCCAcgcatgctgtgtgtgtgcgtttgtgtgtgagtgcgtgtgtgtgtgcgtgtgtgcatatgAGTGAAGTGTGTGCTGTTGTTCTGACCCATCTGCAGAGCATGCGCTCATGTGTGGAAAGCCCTGCACTGCTCCCCCCTCCCTGCCCCTGGCGCCGGCCCAGGGCAGGCAGCGAGGGCCACTGCAAGCCTTCcactcccacctccacccccacctgcACCCCCACCAGCAGACAGCTCTGCCACACACTGCCACACGGTGCTGTAAGTGTCACACGCACCAGCACATGCCGCTCTGAGGGTCGACGGAGGGCTTTCGCATGCGCACCCTCACATGACACGCGTTCACACGCGGACACTGACACACTTTGCGTAAAGGATTACACACTTCCAGCGAGCGCTTGTGCTGATGATGTGCCAGTGAGTCTCTGTCGCACTGCTCAACTAGCAAATATAGTGTAACACCAGCCAGTGCAGCCGTTTAGGTAACCAACACAGTCCTGGAAATGTTTTTAGCTTTAGCTCATAATACGATTAAAATTAGAAatagatttaaaacaaaaccaaaacaaattcGCAccattttcatgtttcattatcacattttacacatttattcattGTCCTTATTCGTTTGACAAAGTGTTTGTATGGACATTTGCTCTCTGCATATACGAGCTGCTTCTCTTGTTTTGATCAGCAGGACTCTGAGGACGAGGCTGAAGTGACTCTGCCTCCAGAGCGTGGCCCTCAGGAGCACGGCGACTTTCAGCCTTACATCCCAGAGGACTTCGCCAACTTCGAGATCTACAACGCGACTCTGGAGAGCCAGGAGGGGTTCCTGTCCTCCCGTTCTGACTTCAAGAGAAGCCGGTGCGGCGGTGGGGGCGGCGAGAGGGAGCTGCCCAGAAGCCCCACGgccagcagctgcaccagcgGCTACTTTTCACACAGTGCCTCCAACGCCACGCTGTCCGACCTGCCCTTCAGCGCCAGCGAGAGCTCGGATCGCCTGAGCTGCGCGTCCAGAGACCCCCACGACCACGGCAGCTGCCCTGCTGCAAAGGGCTGCGCCCAAACCAAAAGTGTGTCGGCAGGAAGTGACGCTCAGCAGTCTCCTCTCTCAGCAGCTGCGGCCCCCCGTCCCACGTCACCTGTCAGTATTCCTGACTGCAAGGACACGCAGGAAACATTCCCTCTGCCCAGCAACTGTGTTCTCAGCACTAGCCAGGAGTTCACCGACTTTAAAGGGGCTGATGACAGTATTGGAGAGAGTGATTTAGGACATTTTACACAGGAATGGGAGAAGGGCGGTTTGGAGAGGAATCCAGACAATGTAGAAGGGTGTGACGCTGGCAATCAACACTCCTCCCACAACGTATCTTCTCCCAAAAAGGCCTCCACTGCTTCATGCAAATGTCTTAATAGTGAAGAGCCTGTTGTGGTACCTGTTTCCTGCCCTAACACAGCTGTAGTTTCAGCCCGAGCCCCGGTGGCAGCGCCTGACAAAGCTCCATCGACCGCTCTAATAAGTCCACCCGCATCAGGACCCTTGGTGTCACCATCCACCATCAGCGCTtcgtctccagctccagttctcCTGCGGGCAGGTGGAGATCCTCCAATCCAGGAGCCAGCACAGGGAGATCTGCCTCACGGGAGCCCCTGTCCCAGCCCCAACCCAAGCAGTGCCGAGCCGTCGGGGGACTCCAGCGGGGACGAGAGCACCCCTGCAGCCCAGCTTCCTGACTGGATGGCTCCAGGGGAGCAGGTGTGGGTGGGAAAGAGGAGGGGAACAGTACACTACGTTGGAGGGGTGGAGTTTGCGAAAGGGATCTGGATCGGCGTAAAACTGGACATGGCTGTGGGTGAGTCCTTGGAGGGAATCACTACATAAATATCATCAAATATCATGATCAATCTTTTTACATCAAATACCGATGTCAGCCTCCACATGGTGTGTCCTTTCCACAGGTAAGCACAACGGCACTGTCCAGGGCAGAGTGTACTTCCGCTGCCCCCCCGGCCACGGCGTGTTTGTGAAGCCATCTCGTCTCACCAGAGGACCAACGTCCATGGACACAGAAGCCCAGACGCTGATCAGATAGGATCCAAAGAAGCACTGGTTCTCTAAGAAAAGCAGGGACCTGAGGGTGGTCTTTGGACCCAGTGCCTGACGGGTGGTCACGTCTCCTTCCTTAAAGAATTTCTGACCTGTGCATCGAATGAAGGCCTTATCCTAAAACCTATTCACTGAGCATTCACTATGCACATACCTGAGTTTTCTAAACAGCTATTTTTTACGACTAGGGGTCGATATAATATTGCCCACATACATTTTCTTAAATTGTTCTCGGAACATGAATAGGATATTTTTATATGACAATGAATCCTCTGCTGAGGCTCATAGGGGCGAAATCTGAGGTCTGAAGATTAAGAATGTACTACTGTCAATAAACATTGATACTCACATCAATACGATATGTCAGGGGTAACCAAAGAACTGCGGTTCCACGTCTGCTGTTGTGGCTAATATGCTATTTTTCTAATTTGCGTATGTGGACGTGTTCACTTTACAGTGTAGTAAATCTAGGAGTAAGGCCACATATCGCGAACAGAGGACGcggctgaaacctgggctgcTTTCAGTGTTTTACCGCAGTTTCCATGTTAAATTATCTTGAAGTACTGTAACACTGTGGAGGAAATAATCACCACGCAGCACGAAACTGATGCTGTTTGAAGGCTTGCACTGGAATGGATACTTGGAGAGGTCACTGACTGTCTTCCATAACGGACtgatgtctgtttgtttttttttgttttttttatgtgaaTATGCTGATGCCATAATGTCCTGTTTTCACAAAGAAAGGCACATAAAACCCCAGACTACTCGGTGGACCACAACGGGGTCACTGAGTTATATACAATAGCAAACTATGTGGACCTGAAACCTGTGTGTGTATTATAATGTCCAGAGGCATTTAAATCATTTTCCATCCAGCCTCAATGACTGATTCAATACCTTTATAGCTGATGGCCCTCCTGCATTTTATATGTTAACTGTATGATGTATAGCATTTGTGTTTGAAGGTACTCAGTAACTGGGCACTGGATGAATGGGTGATGGACAATATCAAAATGGTGCAAAAGTAGTTTAGCTACAGGGAAAAGGTGTCAGATGAACAGGGGTGAACTGTGGAAATGAGTAGAAGTAGGTTTATATCCAAGCTCTTAGTTCAAGGAAATGAAAGAAACCGAAGACCTTActttaaagaagaaaacaaagctgctcTCCCCCATATGGAGTTGTAAATAGAAATGTATTTGAACATAGAATTTACACTATTATAATGTACAGAATTGTATTTATAACGTATCTCGAGCTGTTTTAATTGGCACAAATGTTCTAGAATAGAACATTTATAATGAATttgtgtgtggactcattcaTTATTTTTGAAATGTTCTTTCTCGGTCGTTACGTTGATTCGCGATGATTTATTTAGTTACACAACGAGTCACGTGACGACGTTACTCCACTCCGTCTGCATGTCGAAACCCCCAAACGTCTCGCCTGCCTTTGACCCACATCTCTGTCGTTTTGTTGAGAAACGAGGGAGCCCTTCTAACTTTGCGTCGCGCGCCGCGTCCTCGCCGctggcgcggcggcggcgcggcggcgcggcgcggtgGTCTACATGTGGGTGGAGTTAAAGGTCCGTGTCACACGCTTGACAACTGGGAAATCTCCCGCAACAGAGTAACAGGTGTCCCTGTCCAGCTCCGTCCACAGTCGCCGTGTCGGGAGGCTGCACACGCGCCCCGGTCCCAGCAGATCCAACTTGAAAACCAACAGTTAGTCACTTTTACGCACGACTCCACGAACGATGCACTCGGCGCAGAAAGACACCACTTTCACTAAGATCTTCGTGGGAGGTCTCCCTTATCACACGACCGACTCCAGCCTCAGGAAATACTTCGAAGTGTTCGGGGAAATCGAGGAGGCGGTGGTCATCACCGATCGGCAAACGGGGAAATCCCGTGGTTATGGATTCGTAAGTAAGACGCTGGTTTTCTGGGTGGACGTGTGAGGGTTGCGCGCCCACGTGCCGTTTCTATTCTGCGACGAGCGGGTTAGAAATGGGCCAGTGGAGCTGCGACGGTGGCAGAAAATGGACACGGCGCGTTCGAGTTGATCAGAAGCCTCATTAAATGACGGAAGAGCAAGGATTCCGTGccgctgctcacacacaaatgctgAGTTGGAGCAGCAACAGCTGGTCCATAACTCGTGGCTGCAACCTGATCACTGTCACCCTGCTTCAAAGTAGGACATTTCCATGAGTAGAACCTAAATCGTGTGCTTTGCCGCAGGTGACCATGGCGGACCGGGCCTCTGCTGACCGGGCCTGTAAGGACCCCAACCCCATAATAGATGGCAGGAAAGCCAACGTGAACCTGGCCTACCTGGGGGCCAAGCCCAGGGTCATACAGCCAGGTGGGGACCGATTATGAGGAAGGATCAGATTGATGTTTGGAGGAAAACTACAGGCTCAGGCTGCTGTCACTTTATAAGAGCGCTGAGCTTCTACACAAATGTTTAATAGTTCTTACTCTCATTGCAGGCTTTGCTTTCGGCGTGCCTCAGATCCACCCAGCCTTCATCCAGAGGCCTTACGGGTAAGTGCAGCTACAGGAATAGAACACTATTTCACAATGTCTGAACAAATGAAATGATCTGTTGAGCTCCTCCATGTTTTCATCGTTGTAAACATTTCTTTATCGTTGCCTCCATCTATTTCATCCTGAATGAGGACCTGTGAGTGTTGACGTGTGCACCTCTGCTTGGCTCTGACTGTGAAGGAAGTGAACATTTGCCCATCGACTTCATGTTGTCTATCTCTCTCTGATCCGACAGGCTCGGTAACGGTTAAAATAGCAGATGAAGGGACATGATGATTTGAGGAATAGCTGAGTCTGCATTGGGCAGAGCACTAAAGTGTTACCTGTATACTCTGacatacacagacagactgaaatGGTGACTAGATGCATGGAagtcttcatgttttttttttagttttctatAGATAGATTGCTGTGTGCCTTGTTTTCAGTATGATGTGGTGTTCAGCTTAACTGTGTGTTAATTTTCTACTTGCAGTGGGGGAGGCGGGGGTGCAGAAGGTTTTTGTGCAGACTTTGTGGGTTTCTATAGGGAGTTGTAACTCTGCAACAGACTGTGGACTCTTCTCCCCCCTTTTTAATAGTTTGATTTGTGCTTTAGCCTGCGGTTTACTTTTCTGAGTTCTTAGTTAACATTTAGTtgactgtgttttgttgtcAAAAGGGGACTGGTGACCACCACGCACAGTGAGTTAATTTCCAAATCGATCCCCTGCAACAAAACCAACACTGGCCTGCATGCaggagttgttttttttggtttatttaccCATGatgctgtgtatttttattaacCCATTGCTTTTACTTGTAGCTTATACAGGTActgagagatatatatatatatatatactttatatatgCACACATATCtcaaaacaaaagcttcctcagCTTTGAATTCTTCGCACcactttttaaatataaatgtgaagAAGAAGGGATCTTTCTACCTTTTGTGTGGgagcattattattaattagcTTTGCAATTAGAAACAACTTCCACCTAAAAGACGGGCTCAAATGTTCACTGCGCCGTAGCTTGGAAACCAAGATCTTAGCTGGCCTCTTGGGCAGCAGCTGTCGGCTACAGTGATCTCCACAGCCTCTCAAATTCGCATGGAAAATAGGAG from Betta splendens chromosome 16, fBetSpl5.4, whole genome shotgun sequence carries:
- the kif13a gene encoding kinesin-like protein KIF13A isoform X4; its protein translation is MSDTKVKVAVRVRPMNRREIELNTKCVVDMEENQTVLQPPPSNAKGESSRKQPKVFAFDHCFWSMDESNVPKYAGQEVVFKCLGEGILENAFQGYNACIFAYGQTGSGKSFSMMGNGEQPGLIPRLCCSLFERVHREENEAHTFKVEVSYMEIYNEKVRDLLDPKGSRQSLKVREHKVLGPYVDGLSQLAVTSFEDIEVLMSEGNKSRTVAATNMNEESSRSHAVFSIIVTQTLYDLQSGNSGEKVSKMSLVDLAGSERVSKTGAAGERLKEGSNINKSLTTLGCVISALADQSAGKGKAKFVPYRDSVLTWLLKDNLGGNSKTAMIATVSPAADNYEETLSTLRYADRAKRIVNHAVVNEDPNARIIRELREEVEKLKVQLSQAESMKAPELKEKLQESEKLIQEMTVTWEEKLRKTEEIATERQKQLESMGISLETSGIKVGEDKCFLVNLNADPALNELLVYYLKEHTRVGADTSQDIQLFGIGIQSEHCVLELCPDGDVTLMPIGNARTCVNGTMVDSLAHLWHGDRILWGNNHFFRINLPKRKRRDRLKELERASPRESFVETDVETASEASSEQDYSYEFAQMEVIMKTLGNNDPMQNVVQVLEKQYLEEKRTALEEQRMMYERELETLRQQLSPEKTAPRGGGGSGDHLTFPTHTPHSKLRLWTEERDELFRQSLSRLREQIMRANTLVREANFLAEEMNKLTDYQVTLQIPAANLSANRKRGAIVSEPAIQVRRKRKGTQVWTIEKLENKLVDMRDHYRDWKEGTEEACNKANGKICDPFYEAQENHNLIGVANIFLESLFHDVKLQYAVPIISQQGEVAGRLHVELMRVSGAVPERLSCGDDSSENSSESSCYEVMDTNGEIVHMSKRLTCRVRVREATGLPLNLSNFVFCQYTFWEHGEPTVAPPMVSPDRPSPRSPDAQFTVQFNHCKDYVVQVTDDFLEFISDGALAIEVWGHRCAVNGRSLWEVDALEAKTQTLRDRWSEVTRSIELWISIQELNEQGEYSSVELHSGKDISTGGVFQLRQGHSRRLQVCVKPVQHSGTLPLLVEALLSVSIGCVSVRSAKLQRPLDSYQEEDLNCVRERWSEALIKRREYLDEQIKKIINKHEKSEEDVEREARLVEQWVGLTEERNAVLVPAPGSGIPGAPADWTPPAGMEAHVPVLFLDLNADNLTVNEQLSGPHAAGVNSILPKEHGSQFFYLPIIRHSDEEVSAVCSWDSSIHDSVHLNRVTSPNERIYLIIKATVQLSHPASMELVLRKRIAVNVYNKQSFTQSLKRRMSLKNTLYSCGVTYEIVSNIPKASEEPEERETLALMAARGDSEETPDGETYIEKYIRGVLEVENILSLERLRQAVTVKEALTAKGRHLRRSISTPNVQHSSCSKADLTGCEDEDCKDHCDHADGSNCNPQDGSLCTTPIKGKENQGLVPESPTFFNSSPFKVLSPQPPKFLKSLLPVREENKAKRSLEARPLLGQESMRSCVESPALLPPPCPWRRPRAGSEGHCKPSTPTSTPTCTPTSRQLCHTLPHGAQDSEDEAEVTLPPERGPQEHGDFQPYIPEDFANFEIYNATLESQEGFLSSRSDFKRSRCGGGGGERELPRSPTASSCTSGYFSHSASNATLSDLPFSASESSDRLSCASRDPHDHGSCPAAKGCAQTKSVSAGSDAQQSPLSAAAAPRPTSPVSIPDCKDTQETFPLPSNCVLSTSQEFTDFKGADDSIGESDLGHFTQEWEKGGLERNPDNVEGCDAGNQHSSHNVSSPKKASTASCKCLNSEEPVVVPVSCPNTAVVSARAPVAAPDKAPSTALISPPASGPLVSPSTISASSPAPVLLRAGGDPPIQEPAQGDLPHGSPCPSPNPSSAEPSGDSSGDESTPAAQLPDWMAPGEQVWVGKRRGTVHYVGGVEFAKGIWIGVKLDMAVASTWCVLSTGKHNGTVQGRVYFRCPPGHGVFVKPSRLTRGPTSMDTEAQTLIR
- the kif13a gene encoding kinesin-like protein KIF13A isoform X1, which encodes MSDTKVKVAVRVRPMNRREIELNTKCVVDMEENQTVLQPPPSNAKGESSRKQPKVFAFDHCFWSMDESNVPKYAGQEVVFKCLGEGILENAFQGYNACIFAYGQTGSGKSFSMMGNGEQPGLIPRLCCSLFERVHREENEAHTFKVEVSYMEIYNEKVRDLLDPKGSRQSLKVREHKVLGPYVDGLSQLAVTSFEDIEVLMSEGNKSRTVAATNMNEESSRSHAVFSIIVTQTLYDLQSGNSGEKVSKMSLVDLAGSERVSKTGAAGERLKEGSNINKSLTTLGCVISALADQSAGKGKAKFVPYRDSVLTWLLKDNLGGNSKTAMIATVSPAADNYEETLSTLRYADRAKRIVNHAVVNEDPNARIIRELREEVEKLKVQLSQAESMKAPELKEKLQESEKLIQEMTVTWEEKLRKTEEIATERQKQLESMGISLETSGIKVGEDKCFLVNLNADPALNELLVYYLKEHTRVGADTSQDIQLFGIGIQSEHCVLELCPDGDVTLMPIGNARTCVNGTMVDSLAHLWHGDRILWGNNHFFRINLPKRKRRDRLKELERASPRESFVETDVETASEASSEQDYSYEFAQMEVIMKTLGNNDPMQNVVQVLEKQYLEEKRTALEEQRMMYERELETLRQQLSPEKTAPRGGGGSGDHLTFPTHTPHSKLRLWTEERDELFRQSLSRLREQIMRANTLVREANFLAEEMNKLTDYQVTLQIPAANLSANRKRGAIVSEPAIQVRRKRKGTQVWTIEKLENKLVDMRDHYRDWKEGTEEACNKANGKICDPFYEAQENHNLIGVANIFLESLFHDVKLQYAVPIISQQGEVAGRLHVELMRVSGAVPERLSCGDDSSENSSESSCYEVMDTNGEIVHMSKRLTCRVRVREATGLPLNLSNFVFCQYTFWEHGEPTVAPPMVSPDRPSPRSPDAQFTVQFNHCKDYVVQVTDDFLEFISDGALAIEVWGHRCAVNGRSLWEVDALEAKTQTLRDRWSEVTRSIELWISIQELNEQGEYSSVELHSGKDISTGGVFQLRQGHSRRLQVCVKPVQHSGTLPLLVEALLSVSIGCVSVRSAKLQRPLDSYQREAEDDMDSYQEEDLNCVRERWSEALIKRREYLDEQIKKIINKHEKSEEDVEREARLVEQWVGLTEERNAVLVPAPGSGIPGAPADWTPPAGMEAHVPVLFLDLNADNLTVNEQLSGPHAAGVNSILPKEHGSQFFYLPIIRHSDEEVSAVCSWDSSIHDSVHLNRVTSPNERIYLIIKATVQLSHPASMELVLRKRIAVNVYNKQSFTQSLKRRMSLKNTLYSCGVTYEIVSNIPKASEEPEERETLALMAARGDSEETPDGETYIEKYIRGVLEVENILSLERLRQAVTVKEALTAKGRHLRRSISTPNVQHSSCSKADLTGCEDEDCKDHCDHADGSNCNPQDGSLCTTPIKGKENQGLVPESPTFFNSSPFKVLSPQPPKFLKSLLPVREENKAKRSLEARPLLGQESMRSCVESPALLPPPCPWRRPRAGSEGHCKPSTPTSTPTCTPTSRQLCHTLPHGAQDSEDEAEVTLPPERGPQEHGDFQPYIPEDFANFEIYNATLESQEGFLSSRSDFKRSRCGGGGGERELPRSPTASSCTSGYFSHSASNATLSDLPFSASESSDRLSCASRDPHDHGSCPAAKGCAQTKSVSAGSDAQQSPLSAAAAPRPTSPVSIPDCKDTQETFPLPSNCVLSTSQEFTDFKGADDSIGESDLGHFTQEWEKGGLERNPDNVEGCDAGNQHSSHNVSSPKKASTASCKCLNSEEPVVVPVSCPNTAVVSARAPVAAPDKAPSTALISPPASGPLVSPSTISASSPAPVLLRAGGDPPIQEPAQGDLPHGSPCPSPNPSSAEPSGDSSGDESTPAAQLPDWMAPGEQVWVGKRRGTVHYVGGVEFAKGIWIGVKLDMAVASTWCVLSTGKHNGTVQGRVYFRCPPGHGVFVKPSRLTRGPTSMDTEAQTLIR